A single region of the Solwaraspora sp. WMMD791 genome encodes:
- a CDS encoding DUF4142 domain-containing protein, with product MKRSVLTRAGLLAGLTAVALLPATAGAAAPSEADSEYLRTIHQVNLTAIEAGQLAQDEQGADQGVKDVGGEMVTDHTQLDEEVTRVAGEVDVTLPDTPTQQQQDLISRLQGLDASEFDTAFVESQLVGYAAAVELTNAEIAQGSDERVVNLAQEALPVLNELYAALQNLAAQLGLPTSPSPGVSPTVSPTAPGTSSPQPTVEPTLPAPTDSPGTPVPAQS from the coding sequence ATGAAGAGGTCCGTGCTCACCCGGGCAGGCCTGCTGGCGGGACTGACCGCCGTCGCACTGCTGCCGGCCACCGCTGGCGCGGCGGCCCCCTCCGAAGCCGACAGCGAGTATCTGCGCACGATCCACCAGGTCAACCTGACCGCCATCGAAGCCGGGCAGCTGGCTCAGGACGAGCAGGGCGCCGACCAGGGGGTGAAGGATGTCGGCGGCGAGATGGTCACCGACCATACGCAGCTCGACGAGGAGGTCACCCGGGTCGCCGGTGAGGTCGACGTGACGCTGCCGGACACACCCACCCAGCAGCAGCAGGACCTGATCTCGCGGCTGCAGGGCCTGGACGCCAGCGAGTTCGACACGGCGTTCGTGGAGAGTCAGCTGGTGGGCTACGCCGCCGCTGTCGAGCTGACCAACGCCGAGATCGCCCAGGGCTCCGACGAGCGGGTGGTCAACCTGGCGCAGGAGGCGTTGCCGGTGCTCAACGAGCTGTACGCGGCGCTGCAGAACCTGGCCGCGCAGCTGGGGCTGCCGACGTCGCCCAGCCCCGGGGTGAGCCCGACGGTGAGCCCGACGGCGCCTGGTACGTCGTCGCCGCAGCCGACGGTCGAGCCGACGCTGCCGGCACCGACGGACAGTCCCGGTACGCCCGTGCCGGCGCAGAGCTGA
- a CDS encoding enoyl-CoA hydratase-related protein produces the protein MDVVAGADATDRDSELTVQTVVLRTADHPGVRVLTLDDPQRRNAIGTAMKRQLAEAVATVAADPEARVLVVTGAGSAFCAGAHLDEIFGGPPRPVSRTRHDLAEIYRSFLAVRDLDLLTIAAVQGPAVGAGFNLAMCCDLRIAGPQASFGVTFSRIGLHPGGGATFFLVDALGPQRAMQILLDGATLGADRARDLGLVLDVVADPVAAALAAAARYADLDPWLTRHIKQSVRIAGTDGLAASLQYEAWAQAATASDPAVLAGLLRGRR, from the coding sequence GTGGACGTGGTCGCGGGAGCCGACGCCACCGACCGGGATTCGGAGTTGACTGTGCAGACAGTGGTGTTGCGGACCGCCGACCATCCCGGCGTGCGGGTGCTGACCCTCGACGACCCTCAGCGGCGCAACGCGATCGGCACCGCCATGAAACGGCAACTCGCCGAGGCGGTCGCGACGGTCGCGGCGGACCCCGAGGCCCGGGTTCTGGTCGTCACCGGTGCGGGCAGTGCCTTCTGCGCGGGCGCCCACCTGGACGAGATCTTCGGCGGACCGCCCCGCCCGGTCAGCCGCACCCGCCACGATCTGGCGGAGATCTACCGCAGCTTCCTGGCGGTCCGGGACCTTGACCTGCTCACCATCGCCGCCGTGCAGGGGCCGGCCGTCGGCGCCGGGTTCAACCTGGCGATGTGCTGCGACCTGCGGATCGCTGGCCCGCAGGCGAGCTTCGGGGTGACGTTCAGCCGGATCGGGCTGCATCCCGGCGGTGGCGCCACCTTCTTCCTGGTCGACGCGCTCGGTCCGCAGCGGGCGATGCAGATCCTGCTGGACGGGGCGACGCTCGGCGCCGACCGGGCCCGCGATCTCGGCCTGGTGCTCGACGTGGTGGCCGACCCGGTGGCCGCCGCGCTGGCGGCGGCGGCCCGCTACGCCGACCTGGACCCGTGGTTGACCCGGCACATCAAGCAGAGCGTCCGGATCGCCGGGACCGACGGCCTCGCCGCGTCGCTGCAGTACGAGGCATGGGCGCAGGCCGCCACCGCCAGCGATCCGGCGGTGCTGGCCGGCCTGCTACGGGGCCGACGCTGA
- a CDS encoding copper resistance protein CopC, giving the protein MRGRIGRWWRHGAASLTVLLVSGLLVLAAPAGPAAAHAVLVTADPVPGSVLGTAPRQIVLTFSEPVRPVTDRLQVLAPDGKRITDGTPRAEGNTVVIPVRVPDRPLGTYLVSYRIISADSHPVGSGYTYSVGAPSATVPEIDADGQQPAVTVAVAVSKYVGYLGVVLVLGPTLLLAALWPPGVRRRPAVLMVRVGLGLVAAATVAGLWVQAPYATASALWQVTVGDLTAVLTSGYGLALLARLAVTAAVALLIAPVLAGASGRRRRATVGALGAAGLVTWPLAGHAVAAPVPAVSIVADTVHVAAVGIWVGGLAVLGTVLLRHAHPRVLGRILPVWSRWATVAVCWLVLAGAVQGLMETASVAALRDTAYGRLLLAKVALMVALLLTAGYARRLVNRWPPTGSRRLRGLVGVEVAVAVAALGVSAVLVQTTPGRTAVVEAQALGQDSFAQTLTSSLYTLQFDIYPVQLGEYNTVHAYVYTAEGAPLPVEEWSMTTALPAVGVEPVTTPLLPIDDNHAAGSVAFPVPGDWEVRFTIRLSDIDQATVTTTVPVR; this is encoded by the coding sequence ATGCGAGGACGGATCGGCCGCTGGTGGCGTCACGGTGCCGCCAGCCTGACAGTGCTGCTGGTCAGCGGGTTGCTGGTCCTGGCCGCACCGGCGGGTCCGGCCGCCGCGCACGCCGTCCTGGTGACGGCCGACCCGGTACCGGGATCGGTACTGGGCACCGCGCCGCGCCAGATCGTGCTGACCTTCAGCGAACCGGTGCGGCCGGTGACCGACCGGCTCCAGGTGTTGGCCCCCGACGGCAAACGCATCACCGACGGCACGCCGAGGGCCGAGGGCAACACCGTCGTCATCCCCGTGCGGGTTCCGGACCGCCCGCTCGGCACCTACCTGGTCAGCTACCGGATCATCTCCGCGGACAGCCACCCGGTGGGCAGCGGGTACACCTACTCGGTGGGCGCGCCGTCGGCGACCGTGCCGGAGATCGACGCCGACGGGCAGCAGCCGGCCGTCACCGTCGCGGTCGCGGTGAGCAAGTACGTCGGCTACCTCGGTGTGGTGCTGGTCCTCGGCCCGACGTTGCTGCTCGCCGCGTTGTGGCCGCCGGGGGTGCGCCGGCGGCCGGCGGTCCTGATGGTCCGCGTCGGGCTGGGGCTGGTCGCGGCGGCCACCGTCGCCGGGCTGTGGGTCCAGGCCCCGTACGCCACCGCGAGTGCGCTGTGGCAGGTCACCGTCGGCGACCTGACGGCGGTGCTGACCAGCGGGTACGGGCTGGCGTTGCTGGCCCGGCTGGCGGTGACGGCGGCCGTCGCGCTGCTCATCGCGCCCGTGCTGGCCGGTGCGAGCGGTCGCCGTCGACGTGCCACCGTGGGCGCGTTGGGCGCCGCCGGCCTGGTCACCTGGCCGCTGGCGGGACACGCCGTCGCCGCGCCGGTGCCGGCGGTCAGCATCGTCGCTGACACCGTGCACGTCGCCGCCGTCGGGATCTGGGTGGGTGGGCTGGCCGTGCTCGGCACCGTCCTGCTGCGCCACGCCCATCCCCGGGTGCTCGGCCGGATCCTGCCGGTCTGGTCACGGTGGGCCACGGTCGCGGTCTGCTGGTTGGTCCTGGCCGGCGCGGTCCAGGGGTTGATGGAGACCGCCAGCGTCGCGGCGCTACGTGACACCGCCTACGGCCGGCTGCTGCTGGCGAAGGTCGCCCTGATGGTGGCGTTGCTGCTGACCGCCGGGTACGCGCGGCGGCTGGTCAACCGGTGGCCGCCGACCGGATCCCGGCGGCTGCGTGGACTGGTCGGCGTCGAGGTCGCCGTCGCCGTCGCCGCGCTCGGGGTCAGCGCCGTGCTGGTACAGACCACCCCGGGCCGCACCGCCGTCGTCGAAGCGCAGGCCCTCGGCCAGGACAGCTTCGCCCAGACGTTGACCAGCTCGCTCTACACGCTGCAGTTCGACATCTATCCGGTGCAGCTCGGCGAGTACAACACCGTTCACGCCTACGTGTACACGGCCGAGGGTGCGCCGCTGCCGGTCGAGGAGTGGTCGATGACCACGGCGTTGCCGGCGGTCGGGGTCGAACCGGTCACCACGCCGCTGCTGCCCATCGACGACAATCACGCGGCCGGGTCCGTGGCCTTCCCGGTGCCGGGTGACTGGGAGGTCCGGTTCACCATCCGGCTGTCCGACATCGACCAGGCGACGGTGACCACGACGGTGCCGGTACGGTGA
- a CDS encoding MSMEG_6728 family protein, with the protein MQTFLPYPDFAATAAVLDRRRLGKQRVEALQVLRGLTVPGYGWRHHPAVLMWRGHEEALVRYGLTICHEWARQGHADTVADTLRRELAATRGVVMVRPQARLAADGDLPDWLGRADLHLSHRSALLHKDPRHYRPRFGDLPAVPYVWPGPRASPPPIGPSRAENPGAD; encoded by the coding sequence ATGCAGACCTTCCTGCCGTATCCGGACTTCGCCGCCACCGCGGCCGTGCTCGACCGCCGCCGCCTCGGCAAGCAGCGGGTCGAGGCGTTGCAGGTCCTGCGTGGCCTCACGGTGCCCGGCTACGGCTGGCGGCACCATCCGGCGGTGCTGATGTGGCGTGGCCACGAGGAGGCCCTGGTGCGGTACGGGTTGACGATCTGTCACGAGTGGGCCCGCCAGGGGCACGCCGACACGGTGGCGGACACGTTGCGCCGGGAGTTGGCCGCGACCCGGGGCGTCGTCATGGTCCGCCCGCAGGCCCGGCTCGCCGCCGACGGCGACCTGCCGGACTGGCTCGGCCGGGCCGACCTGCACCTGAGTCACCGCAGCGCGTTGCTGCACAAGGACCCGCGGCACTACCGGCCGCGCTTCGGGGACCTGCCGGCGGTGCCGTACGTGTGGCCCGGGCCGCGTGCGTCGCCGCCGCCGATCGGCCCGTCCCGTGCAGAAAATCCCGGCGCGGATTGA
- a CDS encoding cytochrome P450: MRQQHPRTRVQLPFGEPAWLATRYADVRFVLGDHRFSRAASVSRDEPRITPRRIEGGVLSMDPPEHTRLRRLVAKACTARRVEQLRPRAVRFADELITDMVDKGPPADLVTQFATALPIRVICELLRVPCADRDRFHVWSEAVVSTTSLTPQQVQDYLDNLYGYIAGLVAQRRHRPTDDLLGAMVAARDADADRLTETELVQLAAGLLAAGHETTVTQIPNFIYLLLTNPEQFAALRADPDQVPAAVEELMRYVPLGVAAAFARYATTDVDVGGTLVRAGEPVICSLSAANRDPAVFADPDELDLTREHNPHIGFGHGVHHCLGAQLARMELQVAVDAVLRHLPGLRLAVPEDQLVWKSGLLVRGLRSMPVRWG; this comes from the coding sequence GTGCGTCAGCAGCACCCGCGCACCCGGGTGCAGCTGCCCTTCGGGGAACCCGCCTGGCTGGCCACCCGCTACGCCGACGTCCGCTTCGTCCTGGGCGACCACCGGTTCTCCCGCGCCGCCAGCGTCTCCCGCGACGAACCACGGATCACCCCCCGGCGCATCGAGGGCGGGGTGCTGTCGATGGACCCGCCCGAACACACCCGGCTGCGGCGGCTGGTCGCCAAGGCGTGCACCGCTCGCCGGGTCGAACAACTGCGCCCGCGGGCGGTCCGGTTCGCCGACGAACTGATCACCGACATGGTCGACAAGGGTCCACCCGCCGATCTGGTGACGCAGTTCGCCACGGCGCTGCCGATCCGGGTCATCTGTGAACTGCTCCGCGTGCCCTGCGCCGACCGGGACCGGTTCCACGTCTGGTCCGAAGCGGTCGTCTCGACCACCTCGTTGACCCCGCAACAGGTGCAGGACTACCTGGACAACCTCTACGGTTACATCGCCGGGCTCGTCGCCCAACGCCGCCACCGGCCCACCGACGACCTGCTGGGGGCCATGGTCGCGGCCCGCGACGCCGACGCCGACCGGCTCACCGAGACCGAGCTGGTCCAGCTCGCCGCCGGCCTGTTGGCCGCCGGACACGAAACGACGGTCACCCAGATTCCCAACTTCATCTACCTGCTGCTGACCAACCCGGAACAGTTCGCGGCACTGCGTGCCGACCCCGACCAGGTGCCGGCCGCCGTCGAGGAACTGATGCGCTACGTCCCGCTCGGCGTCGCCGCCGCCTTCGCCCGCTACGCCACCACCGACGTCGACGTCGGTGGGACCCTCGTGCGCGCCGGCGAACCGGTCATCTGCTCCCTGTCGGCGGCCAACCGCGACCCGGCGGTCTTCGCCGACCCCGACGAACTCGACCTGACCCGGGAACACAATCCGCACATCGGCTTCGGTCACGGGGTCCACCACTGTCTGGGTGCCCAGCTGGCCCGGATGGAACTGCAGGTGGCCGTCGACGCCGTGCTGCGGCACCTGCCGGGGCTACGGCTCGCCGTACCCGAGGATCAGCTGGTCTGGAAGAGCGGTCTGCTCGTCCGGGGGCTGCGCAGCATGCCGGTGAGGTGGGGATGA
- a CDS encoding STAS domain-containing protein gives MDFVITKSFQGPTVRLALHGELDLATAGEVRDAVTAILARSTPARIVLDLKLVSFIDSTGIGSLVACHQAASVSGSRLELENLSGFARRQLWATGLLGLFGFPAGAAVTDPAVPR, from the coding sequence GTGGATTTCGTCATCACCAAGAGCTTTCAGGGGCCCACCGTACGACTCGCGTTGCACGGCGAGCTCGATCTCGCCACAGCAGGCGAGGTCCGTGACGCGGTCACCGCGATCCTGGCCCGGTCGACGCCGGCCCGGATCGTGCTCGACCTCAAACTGGTCAGCTTCATCGACTCGACCGGCATCGGCAGTCTGGTCGCCTGTCATCAGGCGGCCTCGGTCAGCGGCAGCCGGCTCGAGCTGGAGAACCTCAGTGGGTTCGCCCGCCGGCAGCTGTGGGCGACCGGCCTGCTCGGGCTGTTCGGGTTCCCCGCCGGGGCGGCGGTCACCGACCCGGCCGTTCCGCGATGA
- a CDS encoding N-acetylglutaminylglutamine amidotransferase, with protein MCGLAGELRRDGSRADIGAVERMAATMSDRGPDEGGSWSNGSVAFGHRRLKIIDLSAASNQPIVDSAAGLTAIFNGCIYNYRELREQLQARGHRFFSQGDSEVVVKAYAEWGVDFVDHLVGMFAVAITERDTGRLVLARDRLGIKPLYVDERPGLVRFASTLPALLAGGDVDTSIDPVALAHYLSFHSVVPPPRTILAGVRKLPPATVRVYQPDGRVDERVYWDPPFTRDPARDGWSATDWQDALLASLTTAVRRRMVADVPVGVLLSGGLDSSLVVALLAEQGQRGLATFSIGFDAVGGREGDEFVYSDLVAQRFDTDHHQIRVAARDLVPPLEAAVAAMSEPMVSHDCVAFYLLSQVVAEHLKVVQSGQGADEILGGYHWYPPLAEVGRDAALDTYARSFFDRDAAGLARVLNPDHLTGGDPAREFVAAHLARPGAQQAVDAGLRIDTTVMLVDDPVKRVDNMTMAHGLEARVPFLDHEFVELAATCPPELKLAQGGKGVLKDIGRRVLPWEVIDRPKGYFPVPGLTHLEGKLLDRVRDALHAPAARHRGLFRDGYVDGLLRDPNAELTPLRGNKLWQLGLLEMWLQSHGID; from the coding sequence ATGTGCGGACTTGCGGGAGAGTTGCGCCGCGACGGGTCCCGTGCCGACATCGGCGCGGTGGAACGGATGGCGGCCACGATGAGTGACCGCGGACCCGACGAAGGCGGATCGTGGTCGAACGGCAGCGTGGCCTTCGGGCATCGAAGACTCAAAATCATTGACCTGTCGGCGGCCAGCAACCAGCCGATCGTCGACTCCGCCGCCGGCCTCACCGCGATCTTCAACGGGTGCATCTACAACTACCGTGAGCTACGGGAACAGCTGCAGGCACGCGGCCACCGCTTCTTCTCACAGGGCGACAGTGAGGTCGTCGTCAAGGCGTACGCCGAATGGGGAGTCGACTTCGTCGACCACCTGGTGGGGATGTTCGCCGTCGCGATCACCGAACGCGACACCGGCCGACTGGTGCTGGCCCGGGACCGGCTGGGCATCAAACCGCTGTACGTCGACGAACGCCCCGGCCTGGTCCGCTTCGCCAGCACCCTGCCCGCGCTGCTGGCCGGCGGCGACGTCGACACCAGCATCGACCCGGTCGCGCTCGCCCACTACCTGAGCTTCCACAGCGTGGTACCACCACCGCGGACGATCCTCGCCGGAGTTCGTAAGCTACCGCCGGCGACGGTCCGGGTCTATCAGCCCGACGGCCGCGTCGACGAACGGGTCTACTGGGATCCGCCGTTCACCCGCGACCCGGCGCGCGACGGCTGGTCCGCGACGGACTGGCAGGACGCGCTGCTCGCCTCGCTGACCACTGCGGTCCGGCGCCGGATGGTCGCCGACGTACCCGTCGGTGTGCTGCTCTCCGGCGGGCTGGACTCGAGCCTGGTGGTGGCGCTCCTGGCCGAGCAGGGGCAACGCGGCCTGGCCACCTTCTCCATCGGCTTCGACGCAGTCGGCGGCCGCGAAGGCGACGAATTCGTCTACTCCGACCTGGTCGCCCAGCGGTTCGACACCGACCACCACCAGATCCGGGTAGCCGCACGGGACCTGGTGCCGCCGTTGGAAGCAGCGGTCGCGGCGATGAGCGAACCGATGGTCAGCCACGACTGCGTCGCCTTCTACCTGCTCAGCCAGGTCGTCGCCGAACACTTGAAGGTGGTGCAGTCGGGGCAGGGCGCCGACGAGATCCTCGGCGGCTACCACTGGTACCCGCCGTTGGCCGAGGTCGGTCGCGACGCCGCGCTCGACACGTACGCCCGGTCGTTCTTCGACCGCGACGCCGCCGGGCTCGCCCGGGTGCTCAACCCCGACCACCTCACCGGCGGCGACCCGGCCCGCGAGTTCGTCGCCGCCCACCTGGCCCGACCGGGCGCACAGCAGGCCGTCGACGCCGGACTGCGGATCGACACCACGGTGATGCTCGTCGACGACCCCGTCAAGCGGGTCGACAACATGACCATGGCGCACGGCCTCGAAGCCCGGGTGCCGTTCCTCGACCACGAGTTCGTCGAACTCGCCGCGACGTGCCCACCGGAGCTCAAACTCGCCCAGGGCGGCAAAGGTGTCCTCAAGGACATCGGGCGGCGGGTGCTGCCGTGGGAGGTGATCGACCGGCCGAAGGGCTACTTCCCGGTGCCGGGCCTGACCCATCTGGAGGGCAAACTGCTCGACCGGGTCCGCGACGCGCTGCACGCCCCGGCGGCCCGCCACCGCGGTCTGTTCCGGGACGGGTACGTCGACGGGCTGCTGCGCGACCCCAACGCCGAACTGACCCCGCTGCGCGGCAACAAGCTGTGGCAACTCGGACTGCTGGAGATGTGGCTGCAGAGTCATGGCATCGACTGA
- a CDS encoding DUF1775 domain-containing protein encodes MVSGRRAVGALRAGVVRVGATLVATAALVCLTGTAAVAADIVMEPTSAPRGAGIMLSFALPQERPAAYTTQVQLDLPADLPIAEVYPMSVDDWAPRITNRTLAEPLPALHGGMMTDVTESIVWQRVTAAPVATDPVRLSVSIGPLPDADRVDFTLTQTYSDGTVVRWGGPDGQRPGPVLTLTAADPAAAAGHGGHSGGQPAAGADAAAAPPADPSGGGTGWALMLAGLAGGTLLGAVGVWWRGRRSTTGAGPGDDADQLVGAGASGWRLTD; translated from the coding sequence ATGGTGAGTGGTCGACGCGCGGTCGGGGCGCTACGCGCGGGTGTCGTACGGGTCGGCGCCACGCTGGTCGCCACGGCGGCCCTGGTCTGTCTGACCGGCACCGCCGCCGTGGCGGCCGACATCGTGATGGAGCCGACCTCGGCACCCCGCGGTGCCGGGATCATGCTCTCCTTCGCGCTGCCGCAGGAACGGCCGGCGGCGTACACCACTCAGGTCCAGCTGGACCTGCCGGCGGACCTGCCGATCGCCGAGGTGTACCCGATGTCCGTCGACGACTGGGCACCACGGATCACCAACCGGACGCTCGCCGAACCGTTGCCGGCCCTACATGGCGGGATGATGACCGACGTGACCGAGAGCATCGTCTGGCAGCGGGTCACCGCGGCACCCGTCGCGACGGACCCGGTGCGCCTGTCGGTGTCGATCGGGCCGCTGCCCGACGCCGACCGGGTCGACTTCACACTCACCCAGACGTACTCCGACGGCACCGTGGTGCGTTGGGGCGGTCCGGACGGGCAACGTCCCGGTCCGGTACTGACCTTGACCGCAGCCGACCCGGCAGCCGCCGCCGGGCACGGTGGACACTCCGGCGGCCAGCCCGCCGCCGGAGCTGACGCGGCGGCGGCACCACCGGCGGACCCGTCGGGCGGCGGCACCGGGTGGGCCCTGATGCTGGCAGGTCTGGCCGGCGGCACCCTGCTCGGCGCCGTCGGCGTCTGGTGGCGCGGTCGCCGGTCGACCACCGGCGCGGGCCCCGGCGACGACGCCGACCAGCTGGTCGGGGCCGGCGCGAGCGGCTGGCGGTTGACCGACTGA
- the ngg gene encoding N-acetylglutaminylglutamine synthetase, whose protein sequence is MASTDETNTARPDSDPAPPRRERIGPGGDPIVVGDPPTPDGTVAASTPADADSADVILECGWGRLVFGQTFADPAEVADVLRSEAAGSRDICIYLPDPHVLVSRLPDELFIDPSLTFRLDLTGISAPPAPEPGLRIRLLRDDADADAVNRIYAHNGMVTAPVETLVNNAATDRFVHLVAESVTGQLVGTVTGVDHVAVFDDPDNGSSLWCLTVDPLHAPPGTGQALLLELAGRLADRGRRYVDLSVLADNDGAIRLYERLGFERTPTLCVKRKNPINERLFLASMPDGYDDLNPYARIVADEAMRRGIRVEVIDARWGELRLTHGARTVVTRESLSELTSAVAMSRCDDKRVTRRVLVDAGLRVPRGRTATADAADEAFLAEVGEVVVKPARGEQGTGITVGVTDAVALRDAVALARRHCPDVLIEQRHRGEDLRVLVIDHEVVAAAVRRPAAVTGDGVHTVADLVRRQSRRRAAATGGESKIPLDDLTREVVAEAGYAMDDVLPAGEVLTVRRTANLHTGGTIHDVTDRLHPVLAEACVAASRALAIPVTGMDLLVSAPDQPDHVFIEANERPGLANHEPQPTAERFIDLLFPGTSAPQRRWSPAGPGGAAATS, encoded by the coding sequence ATGGCATCGACTGACGAGACGAACACCGCCCGACCCGACAGTGACCCGGCACCGCCCCGACGGGAACGCATCGGCCCCGGCGGGGACCCGATCGTCGTGGGCGACCCACCGACGCCCGACGGTACCGTCGCCGCGTCGACGCCCGCCGACGCCGACAGCGCCGACGTCATCCTCGAATGCGGCTGGGGCCGACTGGTGTTCGGCCAGACCTTCGCCGACCCGGCCGAGGTCGCCGACGTCCTGCGCTCCGAGGCCGCCGGATCCCGGGACATCTGCATCTACCTGCCCGACCCGCACGTACTGGTGTCGCGGCTGCCCGACGAGCTGTTCATCGACCCGTCGTTGACCTTCCGACTGGACCTGACCGGCATCAGCGCGCCGCCGGCGCCAGAGCCGGGTCTACGGATCCGGCTGCTGCGCGACGACGCCGACGCCGACGCCGTCAACCGGATCTACGCCCACAACGGCATGGTGACCGCACCGGTCGAAACCCTGGTGAACAACGCCGCCACCGACCGGTTCGTCCACCTGGTCGCCGAGTCGGTCACCGGCCAGCTCGTCGGCACCGTCACCGGCGTCGACCACGTCGCGGTCTTCGACGACCCGGACAACGGATCCAGCCTGTGGTGCCTGACCGTTGACCCGCTGCACGCCCCGCCGGGCACCGGGCAGGCGCTGCTGCTGGAGCTGGCCGGGCGGCTCGCCGACCGGGGCCGACGCTACGTCGACCTGTCGGTGCTGGCGGACAACGACGGCGCGATCCGGCTGTACGAACGCCTCGGCTTCGAACGCACCCCCACCCTGTGCGTCAAACGCAAGAACCCGATCAACGAACGGCTGTTCCTGGCCAGCATGCCCGACGGCTACGACGACCTGAATCCGTACGCCCGGATCGTCGCCGACGAGGCCATGCGCCGCGGGATCCGGGTCGAGGTGATCGACGCCCGGTGGGGTGAGCTGCGACTGACCCACGGCGCCCGCACCGTGGTCACCCGAGAGTCACTGTCCGAGCTCACCTCGGCGGTGGCGATGAGCCGGTGCGACGACAAACGGGTGACCCGTCGGGTGCTCGTCGACGCCGGGCTGCGGGTGCCACGCGGTCGCACCGCCACCGCCGACGCCGCCGACGAGGCGTTCCTCGCCGAGGTCGGCGAAGTCGTGGTCAAACCCGCCCGTGGCGAGCAGGGCACCGGTATCACCGTCGGCGTGACCGACGCCGTCGCGCTGCGCGACGCGGTCGCCCTGGCCCGCCGGCACTGCCCCGACGTGCTGATCGAGCAGCGGCACCGGGGCGAGGACCTGCGGGTACTGGTGATCGACCACGAAGTGGTCGCGGCGGCGGTGCGGCGACCTGCCGCGGTCACCGGCGACGGCGTACACACCGTCGCCGACCTCGTCCGGCGGCAGAGCCGGCGACGGGCGGCGGCCACCGGCGGCGAGTCGAAGATCCCACTGGACGACCTCACCCGGGAGGTGGTCGCCGAGGCCGGCTACGCCATGGACGACGTGCTGCCGGCCGGTGAGGTGCTCACCGTACGGCGTACCGCGAACCTGCACACCGGTGGCACCATCCACGACGTCACCGACCGGCTGCACCCCGTCCTGGCCGAGGCGTGCGTCGCGGCGAGCCGGGCCCTGGCCATCCCGGTCACCGGAATGGACCTGCTGGTGTCCGCTCCCGATCAGCCCGATCACGTGTTCATCGAGGCCAACGAACGCCCCGGTCTGGCCAACCACGAGCCGCAACCGACCGCCGAACGCTTCATCGACCTGCTGTTTCCCGGCACCAGCGCACCGCAGCGCAGGTGGTCGCCGGCCGGGCCCGGCGGGGCGGCGGCGACGTCGTGA
- a CDS encoding osmoprotectant NAGGN system M42 family peptidase — protein MPADPNAPAPLKLDLDYLQQVLLELLDIPSPSGRTDHVQQYVGERLSALGIPFTVTRRGALSASLCGPRTTGADRAIVVHTDTIGGMVKRLKENGRLELKQIGTHSARFAEGAHVRIFTDELDRVITGQVLPLKASGHRYNEGVDLQGVGWEQVEVRIDEPVDDIAGLRALGIDVGDFAAILPVPTITPSGYVKSRHLDDKAGVASVLTAVKAMVDAGRQPPVTAHLLITCTEEVGHGASHGLDPDVAEIVSVDAAVVAPGQQSREDAATLAMGDGVGPFDYHLTRKLAGLAAEHDVDLVRDVFDYYRSDVAAAVEAGAHARVALLGFGVDATHGHERTHLDGLRHLTQLLCLYLQSELVFPEWDAEPDGDLADFPSLAVQPAQEAGPREGPIGVV, from the coding sequence ATGCCGGCCGACCCGAACGCCCCCGCCCCGCTGAAACTGGACCTGGACTACCTGCAGCAGGTGCTGCTCGAGTTGCTGGACATCCCGAGCCCGTCCGGCCGCACCGATCATGTGCAGCAGTACGTCGGGGAGCGGCTGTCCGCGTTGGGTATCCCGTTCACCGTCACCCGGCGCGGTGCGCTCAGCGCCTCGCTGTGCGGTCCGCGTACCACGGGCGCGGACCGCGCCATCGTGGTGCACACCGACACCATCGGCGGGATGGTCAAGCGGCTCAAGGAGAACGGCCGGCTCGAGCTCAAACAGATCGGCACCCACAGCGCCCGCTTCGCCGAAGGCGCACACGTACGGATCTTCACCGACGAACTGGACCGGGTGATCACCGGTCAGGTCCTGCCGCTCAAGGCCAGTGGGCACCGCTACAACGAGGGCGTCGACCTGCAGGGCGTCGGCTGGGAGCAGGTCGAGGTCCGCATCGACGAGCCGGTCGACGACATCGCCGGGCTGCGGGCCCTCGGCATCGACGTCGGCGACTTCGCCGCGATCCTGCCGGTGCCGACGATCACCCCGAGCGGGTACGTCAAGTCCCGGCACCTCGACGACAAGGCCGGGGTGGCGTCGGTGCTGACCGCGGTCAAGGCGATGGTCGACGCCGGCCGGCAGCCGCCGGTGACCGCGCACCTGCTGATCACCTGCACCGAGGAGGTCGGCCACGGCGCCAGCCACGGCCTCGACCCCGACGTGGCCGAGATCGTCTCGGTCGACGCGGCGGTCGTCGCCCCGGGGCAGCAGTCCCGGGAGGATGCCGCGACCCTGGCGATGGGCGACGGTGTCGGCCCGTTCGACTATCACCTGACCCGCAAGCTGGCCGGGCTCGCCGCCGAACACGACGTCGACCTCGTCCGCGACGTGTTCGACTACTACCGTTCGGACGTGGCGGCGGCGGTGGAGGCCGGCGCGCACGCCCGCGTCGCGCTGCTGGGCTTCGGGGTGGACGCCACCCACGGTCACGAACGCACCCACCTCGACGGGCTGCGGCACCTCACCCAGCTGCTCTGCCTGTATCTGCAGAGCGAGCTGGTGTTCCCCGAGTGGGACGCCGAGCCCGACGGCGACCTGGCTGACTTTCCGTCGCTGGCGGTACAGCCGGCCCAGGAAGCCGGGCCCCGGGAAGGGCCGATCGGGGTGGTGTGA